From the Diprion similis isolate iyDipSimi1 chromosome 1, iyDipSimi1.1, whole genome shotgun sequence genome, the window ttttttaaatatgggCATTCCTCCCAAAATTTGGATTCAAGCCCTTTTGAAAATCATCAGATcgtcagattttaatattctcttttttctttgtggTGTAGAATTACAAGCTGGCGAAACTGAGGTTCCTGAAGCGCAACTTTATTCTCCCAGAGTGCACGAGTAAGGAAGGTCAGTAGTACCAAAGCTTGCTATTGTTAGCAGAAGTGACGTAACTATCAGTAATCGAAAATAGTAGAAAGGAACTATTaagattttgtatttttttttactcatttttgaatatataGCCTCAATTTTTTAGGTCTAGTCTCTCATtctaataatataattctAATTGTTGATGAATAAAAACTCGCCGTAGAGTATGAATCAGTGATTAAAGtgacaattaataattacaaccaGTTTTTTGGGCATCTGGTGTAGGGACCAAGGTGTATCGAGAATTGAATACGTTCTCTTAGAAAAGTCGTGAAAAACTAACTCGCATGCATTGGACGAGTGTCCAGTTGTGATATTGTGTCTAAtcgttttatttgtttattacaGCGAAGTTGCGTCGTTGCCGTCTGTTTGAGAACGCAAAGTTTGGTCGAAAACGCAAAGGAGCTACAAGACAAGTGCGTACTGCTTGAATGAATTTGATTTAtggtatatttttcatttctgataTCCGAAGAAAATATCACCTGCGATAGATAATACTAGAGGGTCTGAACGTAATTCAGTACCAATCAGATTTGATAAATCGTTCAAGCGAGTGGTTTGAATTGGTTGGTATTTTTGCTATCGCCGTTGAGCAATGGCTACGATTCCCGAAACGGTAATTAGGTTCTTTGAGGCCGTAAAATCTAACGACATTGAAAAAGTCGTTGAATTGTTAAATAGTAAAGAAGTCGACGTGAACGCGGTAGACGTCACAAGAGACAATCAAACAGCCATTCATATATGCGCATTTCGCGGATATGATAAATTGTTGCGAACTCTCGTCGACGAATATAATGCGGATATCAACATTGCTGATAAAGTAGGTGAAATACCTTTGCAAATTGCATGTGataaatataatgtaaaaattgcCAAATATCTGATagaaaagaattcaaattGTCCGGAATACGCAGAGTCCTATTTAAATGACAAATTAGtcgatgaattgttcgaagcAGCCGAATCGAATGATTTACAGAAAGTAACTGAACTCATAAAAAACAAGAGCGTAGATGTCAATTCTGTAGACAAAGGTAATTACAATAGAACGATCTTGCATATCGCTGTGATGAAGGGATACGAGGAGCTGGCTCGTTTACTTGTTGACGAATTTAATGCCGATACCGACTATGAGGATGAAATAGGCGATACCGCGAAAAATATGGCCATAGATTACAAACGTGCCAATCTAGCCGAATTACTGGCGAGGAGCAATAGCAACGAGTTGAAATTCGACGCGGAAGTTGGTCGGTCAGATTCTAATCCGCAGTTGTGCAAAAAACCGAAGTATAGTCATCCGATCGCCGAACCTGATAAACCACTCAAATCCTCAATTACTTCCGAACAATCTTACAGTACCAGTCAGTAATTTTCAGGCATTACTGATACCATTTAAATTTGAGCTGTTCGACGCCTTACATTTGGAAATCAGATACTAATgatctgaaaaatattacaagtacTTACTGTCTATTCATATTGTAACAGGTTACACAGAATATGATTACTAAAACGTAACTGAACCTTTGATGAAATGTAtgatatgaattttctatCATAAACACGCCATGTGTAACCACTTCCGGCAGGCAAATTGAAACTAATCGTATTTTGTTTTGGTAGTTCGAATTGGAtctactgaaaaattttacacacggTTTTTTCTGAAGACATTTAAAtagctttttcaattttcgagtaAAGTATTATAAAAGAGTAATTATAGTtatgattcaatttttaaactggGGTTCCCTTTCTTATCAGCGTAAATCACAGTGTCTCATTCCGTAActttgatggtaaaaaaacATCATGATTACAATAACTGGTTGAAATTATAAGATTTCTG encodes:
- the LOC124415866 gene encoding alpha-latrotoxin-Lhe1a-like, with the protein product MATIPETVIRFFEAVKSNDIEKVVELLNSKEVDVNAVDVTRDNQTAIHICAFRGYDKLLRTLVDEYNADINIADKVGEIPLQIACDKYNVKIAKYLIEKNSNCPEYAESYLNDKLVDELFEAAESNDLQKVTELIKNKSVDVNSVDKGNYNRTILHIAVMKGYEELARLLVDEFNADTDYEDEIGDTAKNMAIDYKRANLAELLARSNSNELKFDAEVGRSDSNPQLCKKPKYSHPIAEPDKPLKSSITSEQSYSTSQ